The Megalobrama amblycephala isolate DHTTF-2021 linkage group LG1, ASM1881202v1, whole genome shotgun sequence genome segment GGCTACTTTTGATATACAAGCGGTCAAAGTGCTATGGTTACCTCATACATTTAGCGCAAATTATCTAGCATTCATGGTTACCCTACTAAAACGCTTGAAAAGGCTGTTAAACATAAACATAGCCTATGcctatatgtaaaaaaaacaacacacttTTATGATTCTAACCTTTTGTGTTGACTTCCTTTGTTAAAATTGATAACGACCTCGTCAGTCTTTGAATTGTAATGCAtatcaaatgtaatttagtacTGATTATGTTTTACACTGTTAATCCTTATGAAGAAGTGATTTAGAAAAATGAGAAACGAGACTACATAAATGAATTTGAAGAAAGCAATTTGATGGCAGAGGAGTCCGAGTTCTTGTGAACTGCTATTCATTAACAAGGTCAGTAGGAGTCATATGATTTTTTGCAGCAATGAATTTCCATGCTGAATTTCCACATTTCTTGTTCATAAATAGTACTTAATTCAAACAGTCTGCACCAAATctttattttaacatatttaacaatacaaattaaggtttttttaattaagcCAAACATGAGAACTAAATTTGCTACATTACAAGTCTAAGGCATCAACACCATACGACAGATGAAGTGATGTGAACAGCTAATAAGGCCTCTCCTCTCAGAGTGAATctactaaaaaaaagaaaaaaaggccaAAATATAGGACTAgcacaaataaaaacatttcagagATAACTTGGCAGGTGGTGCCACAGAGTGAggaatttgggaatgtgcagtagaaaataaaCTTTGATTGAAATCATATTCCACATTATTTCTTCTATCAAAAGGCATGTCACCTTTATATCATCCTATAAAACATCATAAACCGAATTCCTCCTGCATCCCAATAGCCACTATATTACATGTATCGTGCATTCGTAGGTTGGTGGGCTGTACAACTCAGCTGTTTGCAACAAAGTATAATAAAGGCAATGGTGCAAGTGTCCGTTTGCAGCTTCCCTCATTTGGGATCTAGAGGTGGAGTCGAGTCAACTAAAGTCCAGGTGACGCATCTTCCTGTAGTCCGTCTCAAATAATCCCATACTGGGCGAGCTCGTGCAACTCCAGATGGCTAAACGCTTCCCATGGACACACCACAGTGATGTCTGTGCATGAAAGAAGTTGGCAGATGAAGcacagtgagaaaaaaaaaaatcagtttgcaAGAGTAATGGGTTTAGCATAACGCAACACAGTAATTTGAACACTACAAAAGCTACGTTCCAAGGGCTGTACTCACCAGTGCCAAGACCCTCCATTCCTGGGATCTCATCTCCAAATCTAATGAAAAGAGAGAAGAAATTGATCACAAAATGAAGTGTATTTCCTAATAGATCAAGTAGATTTAAATGTTGTCTACTCACCCTTTGACCCCCTTCTTGGGAGGTTTGCTTTTGAATTGTCTTGTCATTCTCTGTTTGAATTTAGGGGGTCCTCTTCTGGGTGTTGTTGGTCCTACTCTTTTTGGGCTCATGGGCGAGTCACTGAAACTGTCGCAGCCATTTCCCGAGCTCATCTCGTACAGCTCTGTGTTTCCAAAAAAATGATGTGGGCTGTAGTGTTTGTAGATGTCTTCTCAGTGAGTGTCAATCTCTCTCCTTGTGGTCGAGGAAAGTCGGCTTAAATACACTCAGACTGGTCCGTGTTTGCGTCAGTGGGTCAACAACAAAGCCTGACAGATTGTCGCAGTCACACAGCGGCAATCCGTTCCAGGTCAACTCGGGCAAATGGCTGGGATTACTTCTTGGATTCTGAAAACACAAACTGGCCTTCATTGAGAAATCTTTCTAAATGGTCAACTCGCATACTTCAGTACACCTGGAGAGTCTGTCATGGGTTATGGTGAACGTGTGTTTCATTTATGGCATATGTAGAGGAAATGAATGACAACAAGATCTTATGCATACTTAAGGAATTCAAGCATGTCAACAACTTTGATAATGACATTACCTTAAATGACTATATAAGCAAGAAAGATGTGTTTCAAAGAAGTGAGTTGGCATACATagtaattttacttttaaaaaatcaacAATTGCACATTTCTCTTATGTCAAAGAACTTTCAGATATCTGCAAACACCATCATTCATTGACTTTCCTCAGGAAATAATGAAGAAAGTTGAGAATAAACAAACAATGACTTTTATTATGTTAAAAGTAGCATAAATAGAACAATGACActgaaaaatctgtttttaactTCATCTCGTGAAGTTTAACTTactgttaaattattttaaaatcgtttatctatctatctatctatctatctatctatccatctatataaaatacaaaaataactaattttgaAATGGTTATTGTGGCCGTATTTAACACAAGATATCAACATTAAAGTGAGAAAGACAACAGTATTATCTACACTTAATATGGAACAGGGCTGCTGACGTTCAGTGTGGCGTAAGCTATGTTAAAAGACTAATTCACTTAAAGTTAAGTCCCTGGCATTGTGAGTGATATTGACCAGTGAGCACCATTAAGAAGCTCTTGTCAAGCAGAGACAGATGTCAAATGTAAAACTGGGATATGAGAGTCATGTGGCTGAGAGCTTTAATACAATTGAGAAAGAACACCTGCTTCTTTAAGAGAAGTGGAATTCAGGCCAACAGGTAAAATATCATCTCATGCAGGCTTTTCTGATTGCACATGAACTGATACAACAATAAAAAGACTTTTATGGACAGTTTAAAGAAAAAGAGACTTCAAAGTCCTCCATTTCCAGTTCACAGCATGATCTGAGTCTCTTTGAAAGTTAACTTCTCTCTGAATTACCCGCCATTCCCTGCAGGCATGGATTATCTGTAATATCATGGAGCTGCTAAAGTGTATTTCGGAGATCTGTAGAGAGCCTTCTGTGGCAATGGCACAAAACTTACCTTGGTCTCAAATCAGTACCTGATAGTATTTCtgttctttttattttactgttaaaaatgatttatgtgCGTAAGGATTATTAGTAGTAGCAGCAGTCAGTAACCATACATACACTTTTATAAATACACataaacaatgtttaaaaaagatgaaataacacagacagacattaaagggttagttcacccaaaaatgaaaattcagtcattaattactcaccctcatgccgttccacacccgtaagaccttcgttcatcttcagaacacaaattaagatatttttgataaaatccgatggctctttatgaatgttttgttttgaatcaaactgccaaagtcacgccccccagtggtgaaccattgaaaatTCGAAACGCTTATGATGtcacaaagcctcgtttactgaaatcacgtgactttggcaatttgatacacgctctgaaccactgattcgaaacaaaagagtTGTAAAGCTtctaagcttcatgaagcagtgttttgaaatcacccatcacatattattga includes the following:
- the LOC125275772 gene encoding retinal cone rhodopsin-sensitive cGMP 3',5'-cyclic phosphodiesterase subunit gamma, which translates into the protein MSSGNGCDSFSDSPMSPKRVGPTTPRRGPPKFKQRMTRQFKSKPPKKGVKGFGDEIPGMEGLGTDITVVCPWEAFSHLELHELAQYGII